A single genomic interval of Suncus etruscus isolate mSunEtr1 chromosome 12, mSunEtr1.pri.cur, whole genome shotgun sequence harbors:
- the CCT4 gene encoding T-complex protein 1 subunit delta, producing the protein MPENVAPRSGAPAASAGGRGKKAYQDRDKPAQIRFSNISAAKAVADAIRTSLGPKGMDKMIQDGKGDVTITNDGATILKQMQVLHPAARMLVELSKAQDIEAGDGTTSVVIIAGSLLDSCTKLLQKGIHPTIISESFQKALDKSLEILNDMARPVELSDRETLLNSATTSLNSKVVSQYSSLLSPMSVNAVMKVIDPATATSVDLRDIKIVKKLGGTIDDCELVEGLVLTQKVANSGITRVEKAKIGLIQFCLSAPKTDMDNQIVVSDYVQMDRVLREERAYILNLVKQIKKTGCNVLLIQKSILRDALSDLALHFLTKMKIMVVKDIEREDIEFICKTIGTVPIAHINQFTADMLGSAELAEEVNLNGSGKLLKITGCTSPGKTVTIVVRGSNKLVIEEAERSIHDALCVVRCLVKKRALIAGGGAPEIELALRLTEYSRSLSGMESYCIRAFADALEVIPSTLAENAGLNPISTVTELRNRHSQGEKTSGINVRKGGISNILEELVVQPLLVSVSALTLATETVRSILKIDDVVNTR; encoded by the exons ATGCCCGAGAACGTGGCTCCCCGGAGCGGGGCGCCGGCCGCGAGTGCCGGCGGCCGCGGAAAGAAAGCCTATCAGGACCGCGATAAACCGGCCCAGATCCGCTTCAGCAACATCTCGGCGGCCAAAG CTGTTGCTGATGCTATTAGAACAAGCCTTGGACCAAAGGGGATGGACAAAATG ATTCAGGATGGAAAAGGTGATGTGACCATTACAAATGATGGTGCTACTATTCTGAAACAAATGCAAGTGTTACATCCAGCAGCTAGGATG TTGGTGGAGCTGTCTAAAGCTCAAGATATAGAAGCAGGAGATGGTACCACGTCAGTGGTCATTATTGCTGGCTCTCTTTTAGATTCCTGTACCAAGCTTCTTCAGAAAG GGATTCATCCAACCATCATTTCTGAGTCATTCCAGAAGGCTTTGGacaaaagtcttgaaattttgAATGACATGGCTCGACCTGTGGAACTAAGTGACAGAGAAACCTTACTAAATAGTGCAACCACTTCATTGAATTCAAAG GTTGTTTCACAGTATTCAAGTCTGCTTTCTCCTATGAGTGTAAATGCAGTGATGAAAGTGATTGATCCAGCCACAGCTACTAGTGTAGaccttagagatattaaaatTGTTAAGAAGCTTGG tggAACTATTGATGATTGTGAATTGGTAGAAGGACTGGTTCTCACTCAAAAGGTGGCAAATTCTGGTATAACCAGAGTTGAAAAGGCTAAAATTGGACTTATTCAATTTTGCTTATCTGCCCCCAAAACAGAT aTGGATAATCAAATAGTAGTGTCTGACTATGTTCAGATGGACCGAGTACTGCGTGAGGAGAGAGCCTATATTCTAAACTtagtaaaacaaataaagaaaacaggatGTAATGTTCTTCTCATACAGAAGTCTATTCTAAG ggATGCTCTCAGTGATCTTGCATTACATTTCCTAACCAAAATGAAGATTATGGTAGTTAAGGATATTGAGAGAGAAGATATTGAATTCATTTGTAAG ACGATTGGAACTGTACCCATTGCCCATATTAATCAGTTCACTGCTGATATGTTGGGCTCAGCTGAATTAGCTGAGGAAGTCAACTTAAATGGTTCTGGCAAACTGCTCAAG ATTACAGGTTGTACAAGTCCTGGAAAAACTGTTACAATTGTTGTTCGAGGATCTAACAAATTGGTGATAGAAGAAGCTGAACGTTCTATTCATGATGCCCTGTGTGTTGTTCGCTGTTTAGTAAAGAAGAG AGCTCTTATTGCAGGAGGTGGTGCTCCAGAAATAGAGTTGGCTCTACGGTTAACTGAATACTCAAGATCATTGAGTGGTATGGAATCCTACTGCATTCGTGCTTTTGCAGATGCTTTGGAGGTCATTCCATCTACTTTAGCTGAAAATGCTGGTCTGAATCCCATTTCAACAGTAACAGAATTAAGAAACCGGCATTCCCAAGGAGAAAAAACTTCAGGCATTAATGTTCGAAAg GGTGGTATTTCCAACATTTTGGAGGAACTGGTTGTCCAGCCCCTGTTGGTTTCAGTCAGTGCACTGACACTTGCAACTGAAACTGTCCGAAGCATTCTCAAAATTGATGACGTG GTTAACACGAGATAA